In a single window of the Pseudohongiella acticola genome:
- a CDS encoding PH domain-containing protein: MTSFERVSLWALIYFIGRTLVLFARHALNLLPLLVVIVTGGEQLRTTLLWAIAVALPVLIVAHAAASWWFFRYCATEDTLHLREGIFKRRQLTLEYERIQQADIRQPWYFRPFSQAVLGVESAGSQGREVELAGLTHTHAESLKQAMMQHRRVPHADRETFNGETSASSTTNLEMVLPARELARFGLIHNPVLLVFPVAGYLLSQFDLVDEWVLPRLEGLSYATLNGGSVLQNVSLWSAALMLILAIVIGLSVLIAIIRYHGFTLTVAGQRYQTRAGLLTIVSRSFQYIRLQRLVWSQGLVARLLKRKSLRIDQSGRPDTMKQAKTFFIPVLDHDRESQLWQTLRLS, translated from the coding sequence ATGACCAGCTTTGAGCGCGTATCTCTGTGGGCGCTGATTTATTTTATCGGGCGCACACTGGTGCTGTTTGCGCGACATGCCCTCAATCTGCTGCCGTTGCTGGTTGTTATTGTCACCGGTGGCGAGCAACTTCGTACGACTCTGCTGTGGGCGATTGCTGTGGCTCTGCCGGTACTGATTGTGGCTCATGCGGCGGCGTCATGGTGGTTTTTTCGATATTGCGCCACCGAGGACACACTGCATCTGCGCGAGGGTATCTTCAAGCGCCGGCAACTGACTCTGGAGTACGAGCGTATTCAGCAGGCTGATATCCGCCAGCCCTGGTACTTCCGGCCTTTCAGTCAGGCTGTGTTGGGTGTGGAAAGCGCGGGATCACAGGGTCGGGAAGTGGAGTTGGCAGGCCTGACCCATACCCATGCCGAATCACTCAAACAGGCCATGATGCAACACAGGCGGGTACCTCATGCTGACCGGGAGACGTTCAATGGAGAAACATCTGCCTCATCAACGACGAATCTTGAAATGGTGTTGCCGGCACGTGAGCTCGCCCGATTTGGTCTGATTCACAACCCTGTGCTACTGGTATTTCCCGTCGCGGGCTATTTATTGTCGCAGTTCGATCTGGTTGATGAGTGGGTGTTGCCTCGGCTGGAAGGTCTCAGTTACGCTACGCTTAATGGTGGCAGTGTGCTGCAGAATGTGTCGTTATGGAGTGCCGCACTGATGCTGATACTGGCCATCGTTATTGGCCTGTCCGTGTTGATTGCCATTATTCGTTACCACGGTTTTACGCTGACGGTGGCCGGGCAACGATATCAGACCCGTGCCGGGCTGCTGACTATCGTCAGCCGTAGTTTTCAATACATTCGCTTGCAGCGTCTGGTATGGAGCCAGGGCCTGGTCGCGCGTCTGCTCAAGCGAAAATCGCTGCGCATTGATCAGTCAGGACGACCCGACACAATGAAACAGGCGAAAACGTTTTTTATTCCGGTGCTTGATCATGACCGAGAGAGCCAGCTCTGGCAAACCTTGCGTTTGTCCTAG
- a CDS encoding GGDEF domain-containing protein → MFLSTDSPLRKRVAALGIRASFLLGITAMAVFMILVTAIALLTSTLMTRGVGDILDNRLPSTLASVNAEKAVDTLAAAGSLLVSVRSSQARETAFARVARAQSDLQLALDDLVVTQGADSAAEVIRLSHALNLNLENLRALADQRLSLIDEQIAARGRLLSILQAFQQNLTHRIRILEGDSDVIRLLGSRSEPPTQQIAALATDTAPLIPLASFYADIESVGGRLLAAGQDPSATTLALSEQVVEATLSNARETLQKLSSDLASALQSRFLEMQELSTGSEGIIELRRSELTLLETGENWNQDNQRIINQVNAEVDSLVNQELAEIDNAGEAVAWTGQVFLILLLGITITGLLGLAAFFYFHVIRHLIDRISTLSNAMQMIAAGHYDVALPPEGNDELGRLGRAVHTFRDVGQSTAIREQQLQILNAELEKLSISDALTGLANRRCFDDVLNDEWERAMRSQQPLAVLMLDVDNFKRYNDRYGHLAGDQCLKHIATVLKDRVYRSTDLAARYGGEEFVVILENCVADDAVNIAQQIRIAVANLKITHDAAIEQVVTVSIGAAAMVPSYTEDMTQEKPSDTLLRMADNALYRAKVAGRNRVELGT, encoded by the coding sequence GTGTTCCTCTCGACTGATTCGCCGCTGCGCAAGCGGGTGGCTGCGCTGGGCATACGCGCCAGCTTTTTGCTGGGCATCACCGCGATGGCCGTCTTCATGATTCTGGTCACGGCCATTGCATTATTGACGTCGACCCTGATGACGCGCGGCGTTGGCGACATTCTGGATAACCGACTGCCGTCAACACTGGCTAGCGTCAATGCCGAAAAGGCCGTTGACACACTGGCCGCAGCCGGCTCCCTACTCGTTTCCGTTCGCAGCAGCCAGGCACGAGAAACAGCATTTGCGCGAGTTGCGCGGGCACAGTCAGACCTGCAATTGGCCCTGGATGACCTGGTCGTCACACAGGGAGCCGATTCCGCGGCGGAAGTCATTCGGCTGAGTCACGCCCTTAACCTGAATCTGGAGAACTTGCGTGCACTGGCGGACCAGAGGCTGAGCCTGATCGACGAGCAGATTGCTGCACGAGGGAGGTTGTTGAGCATTCTGCAGGCATTCCAGCAGAACCTGACCCATCGCATCAGAATACTGGAAGGAGACAGTGACGTCATTCGTCTGCTCGGTAGCCGATCAGAACCTCCTACGCAACAGATTGCTGCACTGGCCACCGACACGGCTCCTCTCATACCACTCGCCAGCTTCTACGCCGATATCGAGTCGGTCGGCGGCCGGTTGCTGGCAGCCGGACAAGATCCCAGTGCAACAACCTTGGCATTGTCGGAGCAGGTGGTCGAAGCCACCCTGAGCAACGCGCGGGAAACACTGCAAAAGTTGTCGTCGGACCTTGCATCGGCCCTGCAGTCGCGATTTCTGGAAATGCAGGAACTGAGTACTGGCTCCGAAGGTATTATAGAGCTCAGGCGCAGCGAGCTGACGCTTCTGGAAACAGGGGAAAATTGGAACCAGGATAACCAGCGTATCATCAATCAGGTCAACGCCGAGGTAGACAGCCTGGTCAACCAGGAACTGGCTGAAATAGACAATGCTGGAGAGGCTGTGGCCTGGACCGGCCAGGTTTTTCTGATACTGCTATTAGGCATCACGATCACCGGACTATTGGGCCTTGCCGCTTTTTTCTATTTTCATGTGATTCGCCATCTTATCGACCGGATAAGCACGCTAAGCAATGCCATGCAAATGATTGCAGCCGGACACTACGATGTTGCGCTGCCGCCTGAGGGCAACGACGAACTGGGCAGACTGGGCCGCGCCGTGCACACATTCCGCGATGTCGGCCAGAGCACTGCAATACGGGAACAACAGTTACAGATACTGAATGCCGAACTGGAAAAACTGTCCATCTCCGACGCGCTGACTGGCCTGGCCAACAGACGTTGCTTTGATGATGTCCTGAATGACGAATGGGAACGTGCGATGCGTTCACAACAACCTTTGGCAGTATTGATGCTTGATGTTGACAATTTCAAGCGCTACAACGATCGTTATGGTCATCTCGCCGGCGATCAGTGCCTGAAACATATAGCAACTGTACTGAAAGATCGCGTCTATCGAAGCACTGATCTGGCAGCGCGTTATGGTGGCGAAGAGTTTGTAGTCATACTGGAAAACTGTGTAGCCGATGACGCTGTCAATATCGCGCAGCAGATTCGCATCGCCGTTGCCAACCTGAAGATTACTCACGACGCAGCCATAGAACAGGTGGTGACTGTCAGTATCGGTGCGGCAGCCATGGTGCCGTCATATACCGAAGATATGACTCAGGAAAAACCCAGCGACACATTGTTGCGGATGGCAGACAATGCTCTCTATCGGGCCAAGGTAGCAGGACGAAACCGGGTAGAACTCGGCACCTGA
- a CDS encoding alpha-E domain-containing protein, giving the protein MLSRVAENIYWLARYIERAEDTARLLSVNSNLMLDLPRATQLGWAEIIAITGHGELFDELYPHRDEASVLSFICSDRRYSGSIISSLSAARENLRTTRDVIPREIWEEINQLYLGVREMVDSGVTPRKRDAFLRRVIRSCQTVNGLIEGSLSYTQVRTFLMLGRQLERADMTTRIIDVRSANLLPRSPGELTPFENLQWMSVLKSLTGYQMYRQHVRLRIRGPDVLSFLLQNRNFPRAVACSLERLANALSTLPRNETALNEVETCRTHLAEAAISVLAAEPDRLHAFVDEIQIDFTDLHEAIRKTYFDGPAELTQEQKQ; this is encoded by the coding sequence ATGCTTTCACGAGTTGCAGAAAACATATACTGGCTGGCCCGCTATATCGAGCGTGCTGAAGATACCGCACGACTGCTGAGCGTAAACAGCAACCTGATGCTCGACCTGCCCCGCGCTACACAGCTCGGCTGGGCAGAGATCATCGCCATTACCGGTCACGGTGAACTGTTTGACGAACTCTACCCACATCGCGACGAAGCCAGCGTGCTGTCTTTCATCTGCAGTGACCGGCGTTATTCCGGCTCCATTATCAGCTCCCTGTCCGCTGCCCGGGAAAACCTGCGCACAACACGCGACGTCATTCCACGCGAAATCTGGGAAGAGATCAATCAGCTTTATCTGGGCGTTCGTGAAATGGTCGACTCCGGCGTCACGCCGCGCAAGCGCGATGCATTTCTGCGCCGTGTCATTCGTAGCTGCCAAACTGTCAACGGCCTGATCGAAGGCTCCTTGAGTTATACCCAGGTGCGCACGTTTCTTATGCTCGGACGCCAGCTTGAGCGCGCCGATATGACGACCCGTATTATCGACGTGCGTTCCGCCAACCTGCTACCACGTAGTCCGGGTGAATTGACCCCTTTTGAAAACCTGCAGTGGATGAGTGTGCTTAAATCGCTCACCGGGTATCAAATGTACCGCCAGCATGTACGCTTACGAATTCGCGGCCCTGATGTACTCAGTTTTTTGCTGCAGAACCGCAATTTTCCCCGTGCCGTTGCCTGCAGTCTAGAACGACTGGCCAATGCCCTGTCGACTTTGCCGCGCAATGAAACCGCACTCAATGAAGTGGAAACCTGCCGCACACACCTGGCCGAAGCTGCTATCTCGGTGCTTGCTGCCGAGCCTGATCGCCTTCATGCATTCGTCGATGAAATTCAGATCGACTTCACTGATTTGCACGAAGCCATACGAAAAACCTATTTTGATGGTCCGGCGGAGCTCACTCAGGAGCAAAAGCAGTAG
- a CDS encoding PH domain-containing protein, which yields MEYLPVDPAYKTLLRVVILIDTVLLLILCVLLSIAIPAVAPWHGAFAAMVVLLPAITLMTVWVNKRYRLTGYVVQPRAVYFRTGALWRTQTVVTLNRIQHVEITQGPLERWLKIARLVIYTAGGKSSDLTVPGLPLPRAEGIRDGLLQKIDAQPDATEAVDDQL from the coding sequence ATGGAATATCTCCCCGTGGACCCTGCCTATAAAACCCTGCTGCGAGTGGTCATCCTGATTGATACCGTACTGCTTCTGATTCTGTGCGTGCTTCTGAGTATCGCAATTCCGGCAGTTGCACCGTGGCATGGCGCGTTCGCTGCCATGGTCGTTCTGCTGCCGGCGATAACGCTGATGACAGTTTGGGTCAATAAACGATACCGGCTGACCGGATACGTTGTGCAGCCCAGGGCAGTGTATTTTCGCACCGGTGCACTTTGGCGTACGCAGACGGTAGTCACTCTTAACCGCATTCAACATGTTGAAATCACTCAGGGGCCGCTGGAACGTTGGCTGAAAATTGCACGGCTGGTCATTTATACCGCGGGTGGTAAAAGCTCCGATCTGACGGTGCCAGGGTTGCCACTACCTCGCGCAGAAGGCATTCGTGACGGCCTGCTGCAGAAAATCGACGCGCAGCCCGATGCTACGGAGGCAGTCGATGACCAGCTTTGA
- a CDS encoding PH domain-containing protein has translation MSMALPWFIFTSMTAIIAGLATSGDVFWTLLTVAVGASLIALLVWGRWRRRAYFVNDDWLALRYGLFGQQQRWIPACKMQTLRVRQGPWLRLWGMSALLVYSAAGRERIAWLPCRQVEALQDHLMSITANFQGRWM, from the coding sequence ATGAGTATGGCACTGCCCTGGTTTATTTTCACCTCGATGACCGCCATCATAGCGGGACTGGCGACCAGTGGTGATGTTTTCTGGACCCTGCTGACGGTGGCGGTCGGGGCCAGTCTGATTGCGCTGCTGGTGTGGGGGCGCTGGCGCCGAAGAGCCTATTTTGTTAATGATGACTGGCTCGCACTTAGATATGGTCTGTTCGGTCAACAGCAGCGTTGGATTCCTGCCTGCAAAATGCAGACCTTGCGCGTCCGGCAAGGGCCCTGGTTGCGACTTTGGGGTATGTCAGCACTGCTGGTTTACAGTGCTGCCGGTCGGGAACGTATTGCCTGGTTGCCGTGCCGTCAGGTTGAGGCGTTGCAAGACCACTTGATGTCGATAACGGCTAATTTCCAGGGCCGGTGGATGTAG
- a CDS encoding circularly permuted type 2 ATP-grasp protein, translating to MSNINWEEYKATGFYDELIAADGKPRPEAELLCQYLANLDSRELQEHKTAAEVAIQLMGITFTVYTEGTMIDRAWPFDIVPRIIPLKEWQKTEAGLKQRVQALNMFIDDLYHDQKIIKDGIFPKELLQHSVNFRPQCVGIKTPHNIWAHICGSDLVRDNDGTLYVLEDNLRVPSGVSYMLENRNVTKRVLPELFASGQIQPVDDYTSQLYEMLASMSPRPGDDPSIVILTPGIYNSAYYEHAYLAQQMGVQLVEGSDLVVGDDDCVYMRMVDGLARVDVIYRRVDDMFLDPEVFNPESTLGCRGLMRAWRKGNVALANAPGAGVADDKVVYAFVPKIIKYYLDQEALLPNVPSYLCMFEDDRNYVLDNLDKLVVKPANESGGYGMMIGPHVSKKERKKFAELIKADPRNYMAQPTLALSTSPTLIDHGMESRHVDLRPFILSGESTFVTTGGLTRVALTKGSLVVNSSQGGGSKDTWIVDVAGN from the coding sequence ATGAGCAACATCAATTGGGAAGAATATAAAGCTACCGGCTTCTACGATGAACTGATTGCGGCCGACGGCAAACCCCGCCCTGAAGCCGAGCTCTTGTGCCAGTATCTGGCAAACCTCGATTCCCGTGAGTTGCAGGAACACAAAACTGCCGCCGAAGTCGCCATCCAGCTAATGGGCATTACCTTTACCGTTTACACCGAAGGCACAATGATTGACCGCGCCTGGCCGTTTGATATTGTGCCCCGTATCATTCCTCTTAAAGAGTGGCAGAAAACCGAGGCCGGCCTGAAGCAACGGGTGCAGGCGCTTAACATGTTCATTGATGATCTTTATCACGATCAGAAAATCATCAAGGACGGCATTTTCCCCAAAGAGCTACTGCAACACTCGGTAAACTTCCGGCCTCAGTGTGTCGGCATCAAAACCCCGCATAATATCTGGGCGCATATTTGTGGCTCTGACCTGGTCCGCGACAACGATGGCACGCTCTACGTGCTGGAAGACAATTTACGGGTACCGTCCGGCGTGTCGTACATGCTGGAAAATCGCAACGTCACCAAACGGGTATTGCCCGAGCTGTTTGCTTCCGGCCAGATTCAGCCGGTAGACGACTACACTTCCCAACTCTACGAGATGCTCGCATCGATGTCGCCACGACCCGGCGATGACCCGTCCATCGTGATTCTGACACCCGGCATCTACAATTCCGCCTATTACGAACACGCCTATCTCGCCCAACAGATGGGCGTGCAACTGGTCGAAGGCTCGGACCTGGTGGTGGGCGACGATGACTGCGTGTACATGCGCATGGTGGACGGTCTGGCCCGGGTGGATGTCATTTACCGCCGCGTTGACGACATGTTTCTGGACCCGGAGGTGTTTAATCCGGAATCGACTCTGGGTTGCCGCGGCCTGATGCGCGCATGGCGCAAGGGCAACGTGGCACTGGCCAATGCACCGGGTGCTGGTGTAGCCGACGACAAAGTGGTGTACGCGTTCGTCCCCAAGATCATCAAATACTATCTGGACCAGGAGGCGCTGCTGCCCAATGTTCCCAGCTATCTTTGCATGTTTGAGGACGATCGCAACTATGTGCTCGATAACCTTGATAAACTGGTAGTAAAACCGGCCAATGAGTCGGGTGGCTACGGCATGATGATCGGCCCACATGTCAGCAAAAAAGAACGTAAAAAATTCGCTGAACTGATCAAGGCTGACCCGCGAAACTACATGGCGCAACCAACACTGGCGTTGTCCACTTCGCCGACATTGATAGACCATGGCATGGAGTCTCGCCACGTCGATCTTCGACCCTTTATTCTTTCAGGGGAGTCAACTTTCGTCACCACCGGCGGCCTGACCCGCGTGGCACTGACGAAAGGCTCACTGGTAGTGAATTCGTCCCAGGGCGGTGGCAGCAAAGACACCTGGATTGTCGACGTGGCGGGAAACTGA
- a CDS encoding branched-chain amino acid ABC transporter substrate-binding protein, whose product MLNSSVAQAQRPDAPPSDNARPIDLAIVGPMVGTSFYVGMQFIAGVNAAISTLTDGTLLGRPVRIKEYDDRCRQAIAEKLSLEIVQQPPHVIIGHSCSATTIAAAPVYAAHDILQITPSSTAPAVTEMGISSIFRMIGRDDAQGQMAADWLATHHSGEKLGFFRSFNDYSMGLTNSAIAELSNHGIEPTLVVQSAASATSYLNEIMQFMAADIDVVYLVGGALDSGVFVRQARQVAAPFNIISSDTLVSSIFMETAGAAADGIPFTSPADVTRLADEDLNGSAVAAIKSLGFDAEGYTLLAYAATEVWLEGVRRAQSLQAEAVANAIRAEPLNTVLGTISFEANGDISTPYPAFSWFNWQAGQRVPLD is encoded by the coding sequence ATGCTGAATTCGAGCGTGGCCCAGGCACAGAGGCCTGATGCGCCGCCCTCAGACAACGCAAGACCCATCGATCTGGCTATTGTCGGCCCGATGGTGGGAACCAGTTTCTATGTCGGCATGCAGTTTATCGCTGGCGTCAATGCAGCCATCAGCACATTGACCGATGGCACGCTACTGGGACGGCCGGTTCGTATTAAAGAATACGATGACCGCTGCCGGCAGGCGATCGCTGAGAAGCTGTCTCTTGAGATAGTACAACAGCCACCTCACGTAATAATCGGTCACTCCTGCTCAGCCACGACCATTGCCGCTGCGCCGGTTTATGCCGCCCATGACATTCTACAAATCACACCATCCTCTACCGCGCCGGCGGTCACTGAAATGGGGATTTCCAGCATTTTCCGCATGATAGGACGCGATGACGCTCAGGGTCAGATGGCCGCTGACTGGCTTGCGACCCATCATTCTGGCGAAAAACTGGGTTTCTTTCGCTCATTTAATGATTACTCAATGGGCCTGACCAACTCCGCCATCGCAGAATTGAGCAACCATGGTATTGAACCCACTCTTGTTGTGCAAAGCGCCGCTTCTGCAACATCCTATCTTAACGAAATCATGCAATTCATGGCAGCAGACATTGATGTTGTGTACCTGGTTGGCGGTGCGCTGGACAGCGGCGTTTTTGTCCGCCAGGCCCGGCAGGTGGCCGCGCCGTTTAACATTATCAGCAGCGATACGCTGGTGTCGTCAATATTCATGGAAACGGCAGGCGCGGCGGCTGACGGCATCCCGTTCACCTCCCCCGCTGACGTCACACGACTGGCTGATGAAGATCTGAACGGAAGCGCAGTCGCAGCCATCAAGTCACTGGGATTTGATGCCGAGGGGTACACCTTATTGGCCTATGCTGCCACTGAGGTCTGGCTAGAAGGCGTTCGCCGGGCACAAAGCCTGCAGGCCGAAGCGGTCGCCAACGCCATTCGTGCAGAACCTCTGAACACCGTTCTGGGCACCATTAGCTTTGAAGCCAATGGCGACATCAGCACGCCCTACCCGGCGTTTTCCTGGTTCAACTGGCAGGCGGGGCAACGTGTTCCTCTCGACTGA
- a CDS encoding YiiX/YebB-like N1pC/P60 family cysteine hydrolase, whose protein sequence is MNSISRAIGRRLAAYLSKPRPGYERLSRLPLQEIMQTLQPADIVLVDGNSHISTAIKYLTQSTWSHACLYVGGSQPDPDVPNLIEADINNGVTQVALRKYEQYNLRICRPIGLSDADRHNIIEFARARLGHVYDLKNIFDLARYLVQSPAVPVRYRRDMITFGSGEPTRAICSTLIAEAYLEVGYPILPDWIRVEDKQGEQVKVARHFTHYVPGDFDLSPYFNIVKPTIEHGFTIRNQP, encoded by the coding sequence ATGAATTCGATTTCCCGCGCGATAGGCCGCCGTCTTGCTGCCTATCTCAGCAAGCCACGTCCTGGCTATGAACGCTTGAGCCGCTTGCCATTACAGGAAATCATGCAGACCTTGCAGCCGGCAGATATTGTGCTGGTGGATGGTAACAGTCATATCAGTACCGCCATCAAATACCTGACACAGTCTACCTGGTCGCATGCCTGCCTGTATGTGGGTGGGAGTCAGCCTGACCCTGATGTACCCAACCTGATTGAGGCTGATATCAATAATGGGGTGACGCAGGTCGCTCTGCGTAAATATGAACAGTACAACCTTCGTATATGCCGGCCGATTGGTCTGAGTGATGCCGACAGGCATAACATTATTGAGTTTGCCCGGGCCAGGCTGGGGCATGTTTACGACCTGAAGAACATTTTTGATCTGGCGCGCTATCTGGTACAAAGCCCTGCGGTGCCGGTCAGGTACCGCCGCGACATGATCACCTTCGGTAGCGGCGAGCCGACACGGGCGATTTGTTCAACGTTGATTGCCGAGGCCTACCTGGAGGTGGGCTACCCTATTTTGCCGGACTGGATACGGGTTGAAGACAAGCAGGGCGAACAGGTGAAAGTGGCACGTCACTTTACTCACTATGTGCCGGGTGATTTTGATTTGTCACCTTACTTCAATATCGTCAAACCGACTATTGAACACGGCTTTACCATACGGAATCAGCCCTGA
- a CDS encoding zinc-binding metallopeptidase family protein, which translates to MKVLGKSYSHVHHCQCGQLLFFDNSVCLVCGAAVAYHPELGQVTSLEPAKHSDADSELWHIHGEPASIRRRYSRCANLNSPALCNWLITDVRTGNLCTACALNITIPDLSHSDNADYWQACEGAKRQLVAQLIMLGLSVHNRTIDPYRGLGFELLRWQQGEPPVMTGHKDGIITLDIMEADPAHREQLRQQMHEPYRTLLGHFRHESGHYYWDLLVRDTAWLKPCREFFGDERLNYSVALQQHYQSGPSPDWQSTYISSYAASHPWEDWAETWAHYLHMTDTLSAAEQFGIAVDTLSFRTDPFTETDLEDCPFQCRDKQSTSRFLDNVNQWVRLSSVLNVLSRSMGQPDSYPFVLTLASLRKMYMVHTVIAQTSPNGR; encoded by the coding sequence ATGAAAGTCCTCGGCAAATCATACAGCCATGTACACCATTGTCAGTGTGGACAGTTATTGTTTTTCGACAATTCTGTCTGCCTGGTCTGTGGTGCCGCTGTTGCCTACCATCCTGAACTGGGGCAGGTAACAAGCCTGGAACCGGCCAAGCACTCGGATGCAGATTCAGAGCTGTGGCATATTCATGGTGAACCCGCCAGTATCCGACGCCGCTACAGTCGTTGTGCCAATCTTAACTCACCGGCATTGTGCAACTGGCTGATCACCGATGTGCGCACGGGCAATCTTTGTACCGCCTGCGCACTCAATATTACCATCCCGGACCTGAGCCATTCCGATAACGCCGACTACTGGCAAGCCTGCGAAGGTGCCAAACGCCAGCTGGTCGCGCAACTCATCATGCTCGGCCTGTCAGTGCATAACCGAACAATCGACCCCTATCGCGGCCTGGGCTTTGAGCTGTTGCGCTGGCAGCAGGGAGAACCCCCGGTGATGACCGGGCATAAAGACGGTATTATCACCCTCGACATTATGGAAGCCGACCCTGCACATCGGGAGCAATTGCGACAGCAGATGCACGAGCCCTACCGTACCCTGCTTGGCCATTTCCGACACGAATCAGGTCACTATTACTGGGATTTACTGGTACGCGACACGGCCTGGCTGAAACCCTGTCGCGAGTTCTTTGGCGACGAGCGGCTGAATTACAGTGTAGCACTGCAACAACACTACCAGAGCGGCCCGTCTCCGGATTGGCAGTCAACTTATATCAGCAGTTACGCCGCCTCTCACCCCTGGGAAGACTGGGCTGAAACCTGGGCGCACTACCTGCACATGACCGATACGCTGAGCGCGGCTGAGCAGTTCGGGATTGCCGTTGATACGCTGAGTTTCCGTACCGATCCATTTACCGAAACCGACCTCGAAGATTGCCCGTTTCAATGCCGTGACAAACAGTCAACCTCGCGCTTTCTGGACAACGTCAATCAGTGGGTAAGACTGAGCAGTGTGCTCAACGTGCTGTCGCGCAGCATGGGCCAGCCTGACAGCTACCCCTTTGTATTGACACTGGCAAGCCTGCGCAAGATGTATATGGTGCATACTGTCATTGCGCAGACCAGCCCAAACGGCAGATAA